The proteins below are encoded in one region of Limnohabitans sp. 63ED37-2:
- a CDS encoding aminopeptidase P N-terminal domain-containing protein, with amino-acid sequence MTNTTVLYAQRRARLAAQLGAGGIAIIPTAPERQRNRDSDYLYRHDSYFYYLTGFTEPHASLVITADGECTLFCQPKDLEREIWDGIRLGPEAAPAALGVSRALPISEMAAHMPKLLENRSTVWYPFAIHTGLESLVNVWLQSVRARVRYGALCPEQQRDLCSLLDEMRLVKDAHEQDIMRRASTISARAHIRAMQRSAAMLRAGQEVREYHLDAELLHEFRQSGSQYPAYGSIVAGGANACVLHYRADTALIQNGDLVLIDAGCELDGYASDITRTFPANGTFTGPQRALYDLVLASQDAAVAATKAGARFVDPHESTVAVLAQGLLDVGLLDKNKVGNAQDVIANRSYFQFYMHRTGHWLGMDVHDCGSYVEPSQVGHVSERKDPLSGELIKDRPSRILQPGMVLTIEPGLYVRPAHGVPEPFHNIGIRIEDDAIVTATGCELITRGVPVKADEIEALMRG; translated from the coding sequence ATGACCAACACCACCGTGCTCTACGCCCAACGCCGTGCCCGCCTCGCTGCCCAATTGGGTGCAGGCGGCATTGCCATCATTCCCACCGCGCCGGAGCGCCAGCGCAACCGCGACAGCGATTACCTGTACCGGCACGACAGTTATTTTTATTACCTGACGGGTTTCACCGAACCGCACGCCAGTTTGGTGATCACGGCCGATGGCGAGTGCACGCTGTTTTGCCAGCCCAAAGACCTGGAGCGCGAAATCTGGGACGGCATCCGCCTGGGCCCAGAAGCCGCGCCTGCCGCCTTGGGCGTGAGCCGGGCTTTGCCGATCAGCGAGATGGCCGCGCACATGCCCAAGCTGCTGGAAAACCGCAGCACTGTTTGGTACCCCTTTGCCATCCACACCGGGCTGGAAAGTCTGGTGAACGTCTGGCTGCAGTCGGTGCGTGCGCGGGTGCGTTATGGCGCTTTGTGCCCCGAGCAACAGCGCGACCTGTGCAGCTTGCTCGATGAGATGCGCTTGGTGAAAGACGCACACGAACAGGACATCATGCGCCGCGCCAGCACCATCAGCGCCCGCGCCCATATCCGCGCCATGCAGCGCAGCGCGGCCATGCTGCGTGCGGGGCAAGAAGTGCGTGAATACCACCTGGACGCTGAGCTGCTGCACGAGTTCCGCCAAAGCGGTTCGCAGTACCCAGCCTATGGCTCCATCGTGGCGGGCGGTGCCAATGCCTGCGTGTTGCATTACCGCGCCGACACCGCCTTGATCCAAAACGGTGACTTGGTGTTGATCGACGCCGGTTGCGAGTTGGACGGTTATGCCAGCGACATCACCCGCACCTTTCCGGCCAACGGCACATTCACCGGGCCGCAACGCGCTTTGTACGACCTGGTGCTGGCCTCGCAAGACGCGGCCGTGGCCGCCACCAAGGCCGGTGCCCGATTTGTGGACCCGCATGAATCCACCGTGGCCGTGCTGGCGCAGGGCCTGCTCGATGTGGGTTTGCTTGACAAAAACAAGGTGGGCAACGCGCAAGACGTGATCGCCAACCGCAGCTATTTCCAGTTCTACATGCACCGCACCGGCCACTGGCTGGGCATGGACGTGCACGACTGCGGCAGCTATGTCGAGCCCTCACAGGTGGGCCATGTCAGTGAACGCAAAGACCCGCTGAGCGGCGAGTTGATCAAGGACCGCCCCAGCCGCATTCTGCAGCCCGGCATGGTGCTGACCATCGAGCCGGGCCTGTATGTGCGCCCCGCGCATGGCGTGCCCGAGCCGTTCCACAACATCGGCATCCGCATCGAAGACGACGCCATCGTGACCGCCACCGGGTGTGAGCTGATCACACGCGGTGTGCCGGTCAAGGCCGACGAGATCGAAGCCCTGATGCGGGGCTGA
- a CDS encoding nucleotidyltransferase family protein — MVLAAGRGERMRPLTDQTPKPLLPVRGQPLMLWPMQALARGGFVHQLINTAWLGEQIPTLLGDQAHWPELPEVHIRYSHEGQDFGRALETAGGIVRALPQLDEVFWVVAGDVFAPDMVFTQPAVARFAASAALAHLWLVPNPTHNPGGDFGLSEAGQVLNLPKGSPDCAYTFSTVALYKKAFFADCGLPAGNPEGVALALAPLLRAAMDRGQVTGEVYAGDWTDVGTPQRLAQLNRSSA, encoded by the coding sequence ATGGTGCTGGCCGCCGGACGCGGCGAGCGCATGCGCCCTTTAACCGACCAGACCCCCAAGCCCTTGCTGCCGGTGCGCGGCCAGCCGCTCATGTTGTGGCCCATGCAGGCGCTGGCCCGGGGCGGCTTTGTGCATCAGCTGATCAACACCGCATGGCTGGGCGAGCAGATTCCGACCCTTTTGGGTGACCAGGCCCACTGGCCTGAGCTGCCCGAGGTGCACATTCGTTATTCGCACGAAGGCCAGGACTTTGGCCGGGCACTGGAGACCGCGGGCGGCATCGTGCGGGCTTTGCCCCAGCTCGATGAGGTGTTCTGGGTGGTGGCAGGCGATGTGTTTGCCCCAGATATGGTGTTCACGCAGCCCGCCGTGGCGCGTTTTGCCGCCAGCGCTGCCCTGGCCCACCTGTGGCTGGTGCCCAACCCCACACACAACCCCGGCGGCGACTTTGGCCTGTCGGAGGCGGGCCAGGTGCTCAACCTGCCCAAAGGCAGCCCCGATTGCGCGTACACCTTCAGCACCGTGGCCCTGTACAAAAAAGCCTTTTTTGCCGACTGCGGCTTGCCCGCCGGCAACCCCGAGGGCGTGGCGCTGGCGCTGGCGCCTTTGCTGCGTGCGGCCATGGACCGGGGTCAGGTCACGGGCGAGGTGTATGCGGGCGACTGGACCGATGTGGGCACACCCCAGCGGCTGGCGCAGCTCAATCGCAGCAGCGCCTGA
- a CDS encoding aromatic ring-hydroxylating dioxygenase subunit alpha, whose amino-acid sequence MTRPHISVITAAQNASQRLADRHTPFVMNDWYVAAFGEEIKDQLLARTLLGRRLVFYRASDGRVVALEDRCPHRSMPLSAGTLEQDTIVCGYHGLRFNTEGDCIEVPSQSTCPPNMGIRAYRTFERGAVVWIWMGEAEQADLTKLPAQDWMTDDQWERSQGHLSLQANYVRLHENLLDLTHLSFLHAKSFGTPDYAKASFESVIGDGQFALLRNVVPTTLPPVWGIPTGLTGQGQAARIVRSEFRSLGLHEVSVTFYDCHLPEATRPQYRIRTAHMPTPETATSTHYFIVHGRDFAQNDAPTTRFMHDQLFVAFQEDVDGLALQEQALASTPAEDLYEFSVAADAPAVAMRRYVLGRQQKEAKA is encoded by the coding sequence ATGACACGCCCCCACATCAGCGTCATCACCGCCGCACAAAATGCCTCACAGCGCCTGGCCGATCGCCACACACCGTTTGTGATGAACGACTGGTACGTGGCCGCCTTTGGCGAGGAGATCAAGGACCAGCTGCTGGCCCGCACCCTGCTGGGCCGCCGTTTGGTGTTTTACCGCGCCAGCGATGGCCGCGTGGTGGCTTTAGAAGACCGTTGCCCCCACCGCTCCATGCCGCTGTCAGCGGGCACGCTGGAGCAAGACACCATCGTGTGCGGCTACCACGGTCTGCGCTTCAACACCGAGGGCGATTGCATCGAGGTGCCCTCTCAGTCAACTTGCCCGCCCAACATGGGCATCCGGGCCTACCGCACCTTCGAACGCGGCGCGGTGGTCTGGATCTGGATGGGTGAGGCCGAGCAGGCTGACCTGACGAAGCTGCCCGCGCAGGACTGGATGACCGACGACCAGTGGGAGCGCTCCCAAGGCCATTTGAGTTTGCAGGCCAACTACGTGCGCCTGCACGAAAACCTGCTGGACCTGACGCACTTGAGCTTTTTGCACGCCAAGAGCTTTGGCACACCCGACTACGCCAAGGCATCGTTTGAAAGCGTGATTGGAGATGGCCAATTTGCCTTGCTGCGCAACGTGGTGCCCACCACCTTGCCGCCCGTGTGGGGCATCCCGACGGGTTTGACGGGCCAGGGCCAAGCGGCCCGCATCGTGCGCTCGGAATTTCGCAGCCTGGGGCTGCACGAGGTGTCGGTCACTTTTTACGATTGCCATTTGCCCGAAGCCACGCGGCCGCAATACCGCATTCGCACCGCACACATGCCCACCCCTGAGACAGCCACCAGCACACATTACTTCATCGTGCACGGGCGCGATTTTGCGCAGAACGATGCGCCAACCACCCGCTTCATGCACGACCAGTTGTTTGTGGCTTTTCAAGAAGACGTGGACGGCTTGGCCCTGCAAGAGCAGGCCCTGGCCAGCACCCCGGCCGAAGATTTGTACGAGTTTTCGGTGGCCGCCGACGCCCCGGCGGTCGCCATGCGCCGCTACGTTTTGGGGCGGCAGCAAAAAGAAGCCAAGGCCTGA
- the asd gene encoding archaetidylserine decarboxylase (Phosphatidylserine decarboxylase is synthesized as a single chain precursor. Generation of the pyruvoyl active site from a Ser is coupled to cleavage of a Gly-Ser bond between the larger (beta) and smaller (alpha chains). It is an integral membrane protein.) has product MSSSPSFSDRLAVLPQYLIPKQALTVFAGWVAGSQWGGATTSIINWFVKRYNVNMAEAANPDTASYKSFNEFFTRPLRGDARPLAAAALLSPVDGAISQCGPIAGDQVFQAKGHGYSTRALVGGDAALAAQFQDGEFATLYLSPRDYHRIHMPCAGRLTRMIYVPGDLFSVNPTTARGVPGLFARNERVVCVFEGEHGPFVMVLVGATIVGSMATVWHGVVNPPRPGTVREWTYEMGNISLAQGEEMGRFLLGSTVVMLFPRGVMQFNPDWTPTRPIVMGEAMGAWR; this is encoded by the coding sequence ATGTCCAGTTCCCCCTCTTTTTCTGACCGCCTGGCGGTCTTGCCGCAGTACCTGATTCCCAAACAAGCCCTGACCGTCTTTGCGGGCTGGGTCGCGGGCAGCCAGTGGGGCGGCGCAACCACAAGCATCATCAACTGGTTTGTGAAGCGCTACAACGTGAACATGGCCGAAGCAGCCAACCCGGACACCGCCAGCTACAAAAGCTTCAACGAATTTTTCACCCGCCCCCTGCGCGGCGACGCCCGCCCCCTGGCGGCCGCGGCCTTGTTGAGCCCAGTGGACGGGGCCATCAGCCAGTGTGGCCCCATTGCCGGCGACCAGGTGTTCCAGGCCAAGGGCCACGGCTACAGCACACGCGCTTTGGTGGGCGGCGACGCGGCGCTGGCGGCGCAGTTTCAAGACGGCGAATTTGCCACGCTGTACCTCAGCCCGCGTGATTACCACCGCATCCACATGCCTTGTGCAGGGCGCCTGACCCGCATGATTTATGTGCCGGGTGATTTGTTCTCGGTCAACCCAACCACCGCCCGTGGTGTGCCTGGCCTGTTTGCCCGCAACGAGCGGGTGGTATGCGTGTTTGAAGGCGAGCACGGCCCCTTTGTGATGGTGCTGGTGGGGGCCACGATTGTGGGCAGCATGGCCACGGTGTGGCACGGTGTGGTCAACCCGCCGCGCCCGGGCACGGTGCGCGAATGGACGTATGAGATGGGCAACATCTCTTTGGCGCAAGGCGAGGAGATGGGTCGCTTTTTACTCGGCTCCACGGTGGTGATGCTGTTCCCACGAGGGGTGATGCAGTTCAACCCCGACTGGACACCCACACGCCCCATCGTGATGGGCGAGGCCATGGGCGCTTGGCGCTGA
- a CDS encoding ATP-binding cassette domain-containing protein gives MNTPLLSVEHLVKRYGDTTVVNDLSFHINPGECLGVIGPNGAGKTTTLRMCLGLSQPDSGSMAYFDGLQMPRDALAIKARLGVVAQMDTLDPDFTAEENLLVFGRYFGLPDAVIHERIPQLLEFGALSHKAKAKPGELSGGMKRRLSLSRALINHPQLLMLDEPTTGLDPQARHLMWERLQLLLQEGKSILLTTHFMDEAERLCSRLLVLDQGRKIAEGKPRDLIAEHLEPEVIEVFGQGAVALAQEPTLKALAGRVEVSGETVFFYTQDSRALMQALQAWPALRTLHRPSNLEDLFLKLTGRQIREEG, from the coding sequence ATGAACACCCCCTTGCTTTCGGTCGAACACCTGGTCAAACGCTACGGCGACACCACGGTGGTCAATGACCTGTCTTTCCACATCAACCCCGGCGAATGCCTGGGCGTGATCGGCCCCAATGGCGCGGGCAAAACCACCACACTGCGCATGTGCTTGGGCTTGTCTCAGCCCGACAGCGGCAGCATGGCCTACTTTGATGGCCTGCAAATGCCGCGCGATGCGCTGGCCATCAAAGCCCGTCTGGGCGTGGTGGCACAAATGGACACGCTCGACCCGGATTTCACGGCGGAAGAAAACCTGCTCGTCTTTGGCCGTTACTTCGGCCTGCCCGACGCCGTGATCCACGAGCGCATTCCGCAGCTGCTCGAATTTGGCGCCCTCAGTCACAAAGCCAAAGCCAAACCGGGCGAGTTGTCGGGCGGCATGAAGCGGCGCTTGAGTTTGTCGCGAGCCCTTATCAACCACCCGCAGCTCTTGATGCTGGACGAGCCCACCACAGGCCTGGACCCGCAGGCGCGGCACCTGATGTGGGAGCGCCTGCAGCTGCTGCTGCAAGAAGGCAAATCCATTTTGCTCACCACCCACTTCATGGACGAGGCCGAGCGCCTGTGCAGCCGCCTCTTGGTGCTGGACCAAGGCCGCAAGATCGCCGAAGGCAAGCCCCGCGATTTGATCGCCGAGCACCTGGAGCCCGAGGTGATCGAGGTGTTTGGCCAAGGCGCGGTGGCGCTGGCGCAAGAGCCCACCCTGAAAGCCTTGGCGGGCCGGGTTGAGGTCAGCGGTGAAACCGTTTTCTTTTACACCCAAGACAGCCGCGCCCTGATGCAGGCCCTGCAGGCCTGGCCTGCCCTGCGCACCCTGCACCGCCCTTCCAACCTGGAAGACCTGTTCTTGAAGTTGACCGGACGCCAGATCCGCGAAGAAGGCTGA
- a CDS encoding ABC transporter permease produces MSQIQNNIWAAPRLSMRWWPVFQRNWLVWKKLAIPSLVGNIAEPLMWLVAFGYGLGALVGQIELGGEKVPYILFLASGSICMSAMNAATFEALYSAFSRMHVQKTWDGIMNAPVRLDDVVLAEMLWAAFKALFSVTAILLVMMALGISHSCKLLVAWPVLLGVGITFSCMALIFNALAKGYDFFTYYFTLFLTPMMFLSGIFFPREQLPSFVRIVADWLPLSVAVDLVRPLFLDRWPDQPLRNVLVLAGFAVVSFWIALALTRKRFRS; encoded by the coding sequence ATGAGTCAAATCCAAAACAACATCTGGGCCGCACCACGCCTGTCCATGCGCTGGTGGCCCGTGTTCCAACGGAATTGGCTGGTCTGGAAAAAGCTCGCCATTCCCAGTCTGGTGGGCAACATCGCCGAGCCGCTCATGTGGCTGGTGGCCTTTGGTTATGGCCTGGGCGCTTTGGTGGGCCAGATCGAGTTGGGCGGCGAAAAAGTGCCCTACATCTTGTTTTTGGCCAGCGGCAGCATTTGCATGAGCGCCATGAACGCGGCGACCTTCGAGGCTTTGTACTCGGCGTTCTCGCGCATGCATGTGCAAAAAACCTGGGACGGCATCATGAACGCCCCGGTGCGCCTCGATGACGTGGTGCTGGCCGAAATGCTCTGGGCCGCGTTCAAGGCGCTGTTCAGTGTCACCGCCATTTTGTTGGTCATGATGGCGCTGGGTATCAGCCACAGCTGTAAGCTACTGGTTGCCTGGCCCGTGCTGTTGGGTGTGGGCATCACCTTCAGTTGCATGGCGCTGATCTTCAACGCGCTCGCCAAGGGCTACGACTTTTTCACCTACTACTTCACCCTGTTCCTCACGCCCATGATGTTCCTCTCGGGCATCTTTTTTCCGCGTGAGCAGCTGCCCAGCTTCGTGCGCATCGTTGCCGATTGGTTGCCGTTGTCGGTCGCGGTGGACTTGGTGCGCCCGCTGTTTTTGGACCGCTGGCCTGACCAGCCCCTGCGCAACGTGCTGGTGCTGGCGGGGTTTGCGGTGGTGTCGTTCTGGATTGCGTTGGCTTTGACGAGGAAGCGTTTCAGGAGCTGA